A DNA window from Amphiprion ocellaris isolate individual 3 ecotype Okinawa chromosome 8, ASM2253959v1, whole genome shotgun sequence contains the following coding sequences:
- the LOC111588330 gene encoding 14-3-3 protein beta/alpha-1-like: MDKNDLVQKAKLAEQAERYDDMAAAMKSVTEQGTELSNEERNLLSVAYKNVVGARRSSWRVISSIEQKTEGNDKKQQMAREYREKIECELQEICNDVLKLLDEYLIANASAPESKVFYLKMKGDYFRYLSEVASGDCKKGTVDNSQQAYQEAFDISKGEMQPTHPIRLGLALNFSVFYYEILNNPDKACCLAKTAFDEAIAELDTLNEDSYKDSTLIMQLLRDNLTLWTSENQADEGEGGDGEN, encoded by the exons ATGGATAAGAACGACCTGGTACAGAAGGCCAAGCTTGCTGAGCAGGCCGAGCGCTATGATGACATGGCTGCAGCCATGAAGTCGGTGACAGAGCAAGGCACTGAGCTGTCAAATGAAGAGCGCAACCTTCTCTCTGTTGCCTACAAGAATGTGGTAGGAGCACGCCGTTCATCCTGGCGAGTCATCTCCAGCATTGAGCAGAAGACTGAGggcaatgacaaaaaacagcagatgGCACGTGAATACCGGGAGAAGATAGAATGTGAGCTGCAGGAAATCTGCAATGATGTGCTC AAACTACTGGACGAGTATCTCATTGCCAATGCAAGCGCTCCTGAAAGCAAGGTGTTCTATCTGAAAATGAAAGGAGACTATTTTAGATACCTGTCTGAAGTTGCATCTGGGGACTGTAAGAAAG GTACAGTGGACAACTCCCAGCAAGCGTACCAGGAAGCTTTTGACATTAGCAAGGGGGAGATGCAGCCAACACACCCTATCAGACTTGGCCTGGCCCTCAACTTCTCAGTCTTCTATTATGAAATCCTCAACAACCCGGACAAGGCCTGCTGCCTGGCTAAGACG GCATTTGATGAAGCCATCGCTGAACTTGACACTTTGAACGAGGATTCTTACAAAGACAGCACCCTGATCATGCAACTACTAAGGGACAACCTGACT CTGTGGACATCAGAAAACCAGGCAGATGAGGGAGAGGGTGGAGACGGGGAAAACTAA
- the LOC111588341 gene encoding embryonic polyadenylate-binding protein-like isoform X2, with product MNSSGPTYPLASLYVGDLHPDVTEAMLYQKFSPAGPIISIRVCRDIITRRSLGYAYINFQQPADAECALDTMNYDLIKGRPIRIMWSQRDPGLRKSGVGNIFIKNMDESIDNKALYDTFSTFGNILSCKVVSDEKGSKGYGFVHFETQEAANRAIETMNGMLLNDKKVEVTDKWLKPGIVNSEAMVLGETCQGQPSFVGHFKSRKEREMESGSKASKFTNVYIKNFGEDCTDETLKDMFSAFGRTLSVRVMKDEKGRSRGFGFVNYGNHEEAQKAVDEMNGKEIDGKILYVGRAQKRQERQDELKRKFDQIKQDRNQRYQGVNLYVKNLDDTIDNETLRKEFAPYGTITSAKVMTDGTQSKGFGFVCFSSAEEATKAVTEMNGRIVASKPLYVALAQRREERKAILTNKYLQRLATMRSMPGTIIDSFHQSAYYITVPQPPARSFYNHSAVSNFRSAPRWTGQPPRPQGPYSPQFSGGSVVRRGSASITTVRQASTQAPRVVTSTQKTNNIGTQTVGGRTDMPAEYRSSQYKYYSAVRNPQQVVPVPPPMTRLQVGPAPVMEPPAHVQGPEPLTASLLAAAPLRDQKQLLGERLYPMIHALHPNLAGKITGMLLEIDNSELLHMLESPESLNSKVDEAIAVLQAHQAKQCSTKK from the exons ATGAACAGCAGTGGACCGACCTATCCTCTGGCTTCTTTGTATGTCGGGGACCTGCACCCTGATGTTACAGAAGCCATGCTTTATCAGAAGTTTTCTCCTGCTGGACCCATTATTTCAATCCGTGTGTGCCGTGACATCATCACCCGCAGATCTCTGGGATACGCCTACATAAACTTCCAGCAACCAGCTGATG CGGAGTGCGCCCTAGATACGATGAACTATGACCTCATCAAAGGTCGGCCAATTCGAATAATGTGGTCTCAGCGTGACCCAGGACTCAGGAAATCTGGTGTGGGTAACATCTTTATCAAGAACATGGATGAGTCCATTGACAACAAGGCGCTTTATGATACCTTCTCAACCTTtggcaatattttgtcttgcaaG GTTGTTAGTGATGAGAAAGGATCCAAAGGCTACGGCTTTGTTCACTTTGAGACTCAGGAGGCTGCAAACCGGGCCATTGAAACCATGAATGGGATGCTGCTTAATGATAAGAAAGT TGAAGTGACAGATAAATGGTTGAAACCTGGCATTGTCAACTCAGAGGCCATGGTTCTGGGGGAAACATGTCAGGGCCAGCCTAG TTTTGTTGGCCACTTCAAGTCACgcaaggagagagagatggagtcTGGCTCCAAAGCTTCCAAGTTCACCAACGTCTACATCAAAAACTTTGGTGAAGACTGCACTGATGAGACACTCAAGGACATGTTTTCAGCATTTG GGAGGACGCTGAGTGTGCGCGTGATGAAGGATGAGAAGGGTCGTTCTCGAGGATTCGGCTTTGTAAACTATGGCAACCATGAAGAAGCTCAGAAG GCAGTCGATGAAATGAACGGAAAGGAGATCGATGGGAAAATCCTCTATGTAGGGCGAGCTCAGAAGCGTCAGGAGCGTCAGGATGAGCTGAAGCGCAAGTTTGACCAGATCAAGCAGGACCGCAACCAGCGCTACCAG GGTGTGAACCTGTATGTGAAGAACTTAGACGACACCATAGATAATGAGACACTCCGGAAGGAGTTTGCCCCTTACGGCACCATCACCAGTGCCAAG GTGATGACAGATGGCACCCAAAGCAAAGGCTTTGGCTTCGTCTGCTTCTCTTCTGCCGAAGAAGCAACAAAAGCAGTAACTGAAATGAACGGGAGAATTGTAGCAAGCAAGCCGCTGTATGTGGCTTTGGCTCAGCGGAGAGAGGAGCGCAAAGCAATTCTTACTAACAAGTACCTGCAGAGGCTTGCTACGATGAGATCTATGCCCGGTACCATTATCGACTCATTCCATCAGTCTGCATACTACATCACTGTCCCGCAG CCTCCCGCTCGCTCCTTCTACAACCACAGCGCTGTCAGCAACTTTAGATCTGCCCCTCGCTGGACAGGACAACCACCGAGACCACAAG GCCCTTACTCACCCCAGTTTTCAGGTGGTTCTGTTGTACGACGTGGATCGGCCTCCATCACTACAGTCAGACAGGCTTCCACTCAGGCTCCACGTGTTGTAACCTCCACACAAAAGACAA ACAACATAGGCACTCAGACTGTAGGAGGGCGAACTGACATGCCTGCTGAGTACAGGAGCAGCCAGTACAAGTATTACTCTGCAGTGAGGAACCCTCAGCAGGTTGTTCCTGTACCCCCACCCATGACAAGACTACAG GTTGGTCCTGCGCCTGTCATGGAGCCACCAGCGCATGTTCAAGGACCAGAGCCGCTCACTGCCTCATTGCTGGCTGCAGCTCCACTCAGGGATCAGAAACAGCTTCTTG GGGAGCGTTTGTACCCAATGATTCATGCCCTCCACCCAAACCTGGCTGGAAAAATCACTGGCATGCTGCTGGAGATCGACAACTCCGAGCTGCTGCACATGCTGGAGTCGCCCGAGTCCCTGAACTCAAAG GTGGATGAGGCAATCGCTGTCCTACAAGCTCACCAGGCGAAGCAGTGTTCTACTAAGAA atgA
- the LOC111588341 gene encoding embryonic polyadenylate-binding protein-like isoform X3, with product MNSSGPTYPLASLYVGDLHPDVTEAMLYQKFSPAGPIISIRVCRDIITRRSLGYAYINFQQPADAECALDTMNYDLIKGRPIRIMWSQRDPGLRKSGVGNIFIKNMDESIDNKALYDTFSTFGNILSCKVVSDEKGSKGYGFVHFETQEAANRAIETMNGMLLNDKKVFVGHFKSRKEREMESGSKASKFTNVYIKNFGEDCTDETLKDMFSAFGRTLSVRVMKDEKGRSRGFGFVNYGNHEEAQKAVDEMNGKEIDGKILYVGRAQKRQERQDELKRKFDQIKQDRNQRYQGVNLYVKNLDDTIDNETLRKEFAPYGTITSAKVMTDGTQSKGFGFVCFSSAEEATKAVTEMNGRIVASKPLYVALAQRREERKAILTNKYLQRLATMRSMPGTIIDSFHQSAYYITVPQPPARSFYNHSAVSNFRSAPRWTGQPPRPQGPYSPQFSGGSVVRRGSASITTVRQASTQAPRVVTSTQKTNNIGTQTVGGRTDMPAEYRSSQYKYYSAVRNPQQVVPVPPPMTRLQVGPAPVMEPPAHVQGPEPLTASLLAAAPLRDQKQLLGERLYPMIHALHPNLAGKITGMLLEIDNSELLHMLESPESLNSKVDEAIAVLQAHQAKQCSTKK from the exons ATGAACAGCAGTGGACCGACCTATCCTCTGGCTTCTTTGTATGTCGGGGACCTGCACCCTGATGTTACAGAAGCCATGCTTTATCAGAAGTTTTCTCCTGCTGGACCCATTATTTCAATCCGTGTGTGCCGTGACATCATCACCCGCAGATCTCTGGGATACGCCTACATAAACTTCCAGCAACCAGCTGATG CGGAGTGCGCCCTAGATACGATGAACTATGACCTCATCAAAGGTCGGCCAATTCGAATAATGTGGTCTCAGCGTGACCCAGGACTCAGGAAATCTGGTGTGGGTAACATCTTTATCAAGAACATGGATGAGTCCATTGACAACAAGGCGCTTTATGATACCTTCTCAACCTTtggcaatattttgtcttgcaaG GTTGTTAGTGATGAGAAAGGATCCAAAGGCTACGGCTTTGTTCACTTTGAGACTCAGGAGGCTGCAAACCGGGCCATTGAAACCATGAATGGGATGCTGCTTAATGATAAGAAAGT TTTTGTTGGCCACTTCAAGTCACgcaaggagagagagatggagtcTGGCTCCAAAGCTTCCAAGTTCACCAACGTCTACATCAAAAACTTTGGTGAAGACTGCACTGATGAGACACTCAAGGACATGTTTTCAGCATTTG GGAGGACGCTGAGTGTGCGCGTGATGAAGGATGAGAAGGGTCGTTCTCGAGGATTCGGCTTTGTAAACTATGGCAACCATGAAGAAGCTCAGAAG GCAGTCGATGAAATGAACGGAAAGGAGATCGATGGGAAAATCCTCTATGTAGGGCGAGCTCAGAAGCGTCAGGAGCGTCAGGATGAGCTGAAGCGCAAGTTTGACCAGATCAAGCAGGACCGCAACCAGCGCTACCAG GGTGTGAACCTGTATGTGAAGAACTTAGACGACACCATAGATAATGAGACACTCCGGAAGGAGTTTGCCCCTTACGGCACCATCACCAGTGCCAAG GTGATGACAGATGGCACCCAAAGCAAAGGCTTTGGCTTCGTCTGCTTCTCTTCTGCCGAAGAAGCAACAAAAGCAGTAACTGAAATGAACGGGAGAATTGTAGCAAGCAAGCCGCTGTATGTGGCTTTGGCTCAGCGGAGAGAGGAGCGCAAAGCAATTCTTACTAACAAGTACCTGCAGAGGCTTGCTACGATGAGATCTATGCCCGGTACCATTATCGACTCATTCCATCAGTCTGCATACTACATCACTGTCCCGCAG CCTCCCGCTCGCTCCTTCTACAACCACAGCGCTGTCAGCAACTTTAGATCTGCCCCTCGCTGGACAGGACAACCACCGAGACCACAAG GCCCTTACTCACCCCAGTTTTCAGGTGGTTCTGTTGTACGACGTGGATCGGCCTCCATCACTACAGTCAGACAGGCTTCCACTCAGGCTCCACGTGTTGTAACCTCCACACAAAAGACAA ACAACATAGGCACTCAGACTGTAGGAGGGCGAACTGACATGCCTGCTGAGTACAGGAGCAGCCAGTACAAGTATTACTCTGCAGTGAGGAACCCTCAGCAGGTTGTTCCTGTACCCCCACCCATGACAAGACTACAG GTTGGTCCTGCGCCTGTCATGGAGCCACCAGCGCATGTTCAAGGACCAGAGCCGCTCACTGCCTCATTGCTGGCTGCAGCTCCACTCAGGGATCAGAAACAGCTTCTTG GGGAGCGTTTGTACCCAATGATTCATGCCCTCCACCCAAACCTGGCTGGAAAAATCACTGGCATGCTGCTGGAGATCGACAACTCCGAGCTGCTGCACATGCTGGAGTCGCCCGAGTCCCTGAACTCAAAG GTGGATGAGGCAATCGCTGTCCTACAAGCTCACCAGGCGAAGCAGTGTTCTACTAAGAAGTGA
- the LOC111588341 gene encoding embryonic polyadenylate-binding protein-like isoform X1 produces the protein MNSSGPTYPLASLYVGDLHPDVTEAMLYQKFSPAGPIISIRVCRDIITRRSLGYAYINFQQPADAECALDTMNYDLIKGRPIRIMWSQRDPGLRKSGVGNIFIKNMDESIDNKALYDTFSTFGNILSCKVVSDEKGSKGYGFVHFETQEAANRAIETMNGMLLNDKKVEVTDKWLKPGIVNSEAMVLGETCQGQPSFVGHFKSRKEREMESGSKASKFTNVYIKNFGEDCTDETLKDMFSAFGRTLSVRVMKDEKGRSRGFGFVNYGNHEEAQKAVDEMNGKEIDGKILYVGRAQKRQERQDELKRKFDQIKQDRNQRYQGVNLYVKNLDDTIDNETLRKEFAPYGTITSAKVMTDGTQSKGFGFVCFSSAEEATKAVTEMNGRIVASKPLYVALAQRREERKAILTNKYLQRLATMRSMPGTIIDSFHQSAYYITVPQPPARSFYNHSAVSNFRSAPRWTGQPPRPQGPYSPQFSGGSVVRRGSASITTVRQASTQAPRVVTSTQKTNNIGTQTVGGRTDMPAEYRSSQYKYYSAVRNPQQVVPVPPPMTRLQVGPAPVMEPPAHVQGPEPLTASLLAAAPLRDQKQLLGERLYPMIHALHPNLAGKITGMLLEIDNSELLHMLESPESLNSKVDEAIAVLQAHQAKQCSTKK, from the exons ATGAACAGCAGTGGACCGACCTATCCTCTGGCTTCTTTGTATGTCGGGGACCTGCACCCTGATGTTACAGAAGCCATGCTTTATCAGAAGTTTTCTCCTGCTGGACCCATTATTTCAATCCGTGTGTGCCGTGACATCATCACCCGCAGATCTCTGGGATACGCCTACATAAACTTCCAGCAACCAGCTGATG CGGAGTGCGCCCTAGATACGATGAACTATGACCTCATCAAAGGTCGGCCAATTCGAATAATGTGGTCTCAGCGTGACCCAGGACTCAGGAAATCTGGTGTGGGTAACATCTTTATCAAGAACATGGATGAGTCCATTGACAACAAGGCGCTTTATGATACCTTCTCAACCTTtggcaatattttgtcttgcaaG GTTGTTAGTGATGAGAAAGGATCCAAAGGCTACGGCTTTGTTCACTTTGAGACTCAGGAGGCTGCAAACCGGGCCATTGAAACCATGAATGGGATGCTGCTTAATGATAAGAAAGT TGAAGTGACAGATAAATGGTTGAAACCTGGCATTGTCAACTCAGAGGCCATGGTTCTGGGGGAAACATGTCAGGGCCAGCCTAG TTTTGTTGGCCACTTCAAGTCACgcaaggagagagagatggagtcTGGCTCCAAAGCTTCCAAGTTCACCAACGTCTACATCAAAAACTTTGGTGAAGACTGCACTGATGAGACACTCAAGGACATGTTTTCAGCATTTG GGAGGACGCTGAGTGTGCGCGTGATGAAGGATGAGAAGGGTCGTTCTCGAGGATTCGGCTTTGTAAACTATGGCAACCATGAAGAAGCTCAGAAG GCAGTCGATGAAATGAACGGAAAGGAGATCGATGGGAAAATCCTCTATGTAGGGCGAGCTCAGAAGCGTCAGGAGCGTCAGGATGAGCTGAAGCGCAAGTTTGACCAGATCAAGCAGGACCGCAACCAGCGCTACCAG GGTGTGAACCTGTATGTGAAGAACTTAGACGACACCATAGATAATGAGACACTCCGGAAGGAGTTTGCCCCTTACGGCACCATCACCAGTGCCAAG GTGATGACAGATGGCACCCAAAGCAAAGGCTTTGGCTTCGTCTGCTTCTCTTCTGCCGAAGAAGCAACAAAAGCAGTAACTGAAATGAACGGGAGAATTGTAGCAAGCAAGCCGCTGTATGTGGCTTTGGCTCAGCGGAGAGAGGAGCGCAAAGCAATTCTTACTAACAAGTACCTGCAGAGGCTTGCTACGATGAGATCTATGCCCGGTACCATTATCGACTCATTCCATCAGTCTGCATACTACATCACTGTCCCGCAG CCTCCCGCTCGCTCCTTCTACAACCACAGCGCTGTCAGCAACTTTAGATCTGCCCCTCGCTGGACAGGACAACCACCGAGACCACAAG GCCCTTACTCACCCCAGTTTTCAGGTGGTTCTGTTGTACGACGTGGATCGGCCTCCATCACTACAGTCAGACAGGCTTCCACTCAGGCTCCACGTGTTGTAACCTCCACACAAAAGACAA ACAACATAGGCACTCAGACTGTAGGAGGGCGAACTGACATGCCTGCTGAGTACAGGAGCAGCCAGTACAAGTATTACTCTGCAGTGAGGAACCCTCAGCAGGTTGTTCCTGTACCCCCACCCATGACAAGACTACAG GTTGGTCCTGCGCCTGTCATGGAGCCACCAGCGCATGTTCAAGGACCAGAGCCGCTCACTGCCTCATTGCTGGCTGCAGCTCCACTCAGGGATCAGAAACAGCTTCTTG GGGAGCGTTTGTACCCAATGATTCATGCCCTCCACCCAAACCTGGCTGGAAAAATCACTGGCATGCTGCTGGAGATCGACAACTCCGAGCTGCTGCACATGCTGGAGTCGCCCGAGTCCCTGAACTCAAAG GTGGATGAGGCAATCGCTGTCCTACAAGCTCACCAGGCGAAGCAGTGTTCTACTAAGAAGTGA